The Salegentibacter mishustinae genomic interval GCCCTTCGGCAGCCTTATTTACAGTCTTTTTGTCATCGAAACCAACTTGAAGTGCCTCATACCCGTCAACCTCTTTGGTTCTGACTTGGGTAACTACGCATGGACCTGCTTCTATAACGGTACAAGGAATGTTTTTCCCATTCTCGTCAAAAATACTGGTCATGCCTATTTTTTTTCCTATTAACCCAGACATAATTAATTATTGATTATTACTTATTTATTTAAAAAAATTCAGGGCAGAAAAACACTTTCGCCCTGAATGTATCTTTCTTCCGTTTTTCCCTCGCCAACTGCTCAGGACATGTTTATTCTCAAGTTATTGAGAATTTTGTTATCCCCGCCCAGGCGGGGACAAACTTATACTTTGATCTCTACTTCAACTCCACTTGGTAGCTCTAACTTCATCAACGCATCAATTGTTTTTGAAGAAGAACTGTAGATATCTAAAAGCCTTTTGTAAGAGCTTAATTGAAATTGCTCTCTAGCTTTCTTATTTACGTGAGGAGAACGCAAAACAGTAAAAAGTTTTTTGTGTGTAGGCAAAGGAATTGGTCCTGTTACCACCGCACCTGTAGTTTTTACAGTCTTCACGATCTTCTCAGCAGATTTATCTACCAGGTTATGATCGTAGGATTTTAGTTTTATTCTGAT includes:
- the rpsJ gene encoding 30S ribosomal protein S10; this translates as MSQKIRIKLKSYDHNLVDKSAEKIVKTVKTTGAVVTGPIPLPTHKKLFTVLRSPHVNKKAREQFQLSSYKRLLDIYSSSSKTIDALMKLELPSGVEVEIKV